A genomic segment from Acidimicrobiales bacterium encodes:
- the pstC gene encoding phosphate ABC transporter permease subunit PstC, with product MSYFVPTRGAAGADRRFAALTVGAGALVFVIVVAIAVFLAIHGASAFGSQGLHFFSNKGWNPDQTRPRFGIEALIFGTIASSVVALVIATPIAVGSALFLTELAPVWMGRIGGYLVDMLAAVPSVVYGLWAVFVLIPKMIPVQKGLNTGLGWTVIFHNRTGAYGRTMFVAGVVLAIMILPIIAAIAREIFRQVPTSHREAAMALGGTRWETIRLAVLPFSRSGLVGASMLGLGRGLGETIAVALVLSATFTVNPHITEPGGNTIAANIATQFGEALAMGRSALVASGLVLFALTLLVNLGARAVVHRSVRMAEGRA from the coding sequence ATGAGCTACTTCGTCCCGACGCGGGGGGCGGCCGGGGCGGACCGGCGCTTTGCCGCCCTGACCGTCGGCGCCGGCGCCCTGGTCTTCGTGATCGTGGTGGCCATCGCCGTGTTCCTGGCCATCCACGGCGCCTCCGCCTTCGGCTCCCAGGGCCTGCACTTCTTCTCCAACAAGGGCTGGAACCCCGACCAGACCAGGCCCCGGTTCGGGATCGAGGCCCTGATCTTCGGGACGATCGCCTCGAGCGTCGTGGCTCTGGTGATCGCCACCCCGATCGCCGTCGGCTCGGCCCTGTTCCTCACCGAGCTGGCGCCGGTGTGGATGGGCCGGATCGGCGGCTACCTGGTGGACATGCTCGCCGCCGTGCCCAGCGTGGTCTACGGGCTGTGGGCCGTGTTCGTCCTGATCCCCAAGATGATCCCGGTGCAGAAGGGCCTCAACACCGGCCTGGGCTGGACGGTCATCTTCCACAACCGCACCGGCGCCTACGGGCGGACGATGTTCGTAGCGGGGGTGGTCCTGGCGATCATGATCCTGCCGATCATCGCCGCCATCGCCCGCGAGATCTTCCGCCAGGTCCCCACGTCCCACCGGGAGGCGGCCATGGCCCTCGGCGGCACGCGCTGGGAGACCATCCGCCTGGCCGTCCTGCCGTTCAGCCGCAGCGGCCTGGTCGGCGCCTCGATGCTGGGGCTGGGCCGGGGCCTCGGTGAGACGATCGCCGTGGCCCTGGTGCTGAGCGCCACCTTCACGGTCAACCCCCACATCACCGAGCCGGGGGGCAACACCATCGCCGCCAACATCGCCACCCAGTTCGGAGAGGCCCTGGCCATGGGCCGCTCCGCGCTGGTCGCCTCCGGCCTGGTGCTGTTCGCCCTGACCCTGCTGGTCAACCTGGGGGCCCGGGCCGTGGTGCACCGCTCGGTGCGGATGGCGGAGGGCCGGGCGTGA
- a CDS encoding Rrf2 family transcriptional regulator: protein MYISAKADYALRALVTLAASDRPMTAEALARSQELPVNFLENILLQLRRSGLVGSQRGPDAGYRFRRPPAEITAADVMRAVDGPLAEVRGLRPEDTAYPAGTEVLQELWVALRASIRNVLETVTISQLAKGELPRRLRPLVADPDAWAPR, encoded by the coding sequence GTGTACATCTCGGCCAAAGCCGACTATGCCCTCCGCGCCCTGGTCACCCTGGCGGCATCGGACCGGCCCATGACCGCCGAGGCCCTGGCCCGCTCCCAGGAGCTGCCGGTCAACTTCCTCGAGAACATCCTCCTCCAGCTCCGCCGCTCGGGGCTGGTGGGCAGCCAGCGGGGGCCGGACGCCGGCTACCGCTTCCGCCGCCCCCCGGCGGAGATCACCGCCGCCGACGTGATGAGGGCCGTCGACGGACCCCTGGCCGAGGTGCGGGGCCTGCGCCCGGAGGACACGGCCTACCCGGCCGGCACCGAGGTCCTCCAGGAGCTGTGGGTGGCGCTGCGTGCCAGCATCCGCAACGTGCTCGAGACGGTGACGATCAGCCAGCTGGCCAAGGGGGAGCTCCCCCGGCGGCTGCGGCCCCTGGTGGCCGACCCCGACGCGTGGGCACCCCGCTGA
- a CDS encoding nitroreductase family protein — MDLVEALRTTGAVREFTDRPVPDEVVERVLESARFAPSGGNRQGWRVVVLQDPDVRRRLREIYQDGWYDYLAIASAGMVAFAPLNDRDAESEAVARGAADQRARGEAGAERGGFAENLDRMPVVLVVLADLRALAAVDRDLPRYTFAGGASVYPFAWSVLLAARAEGLAGVLTTVAVRHEAEVKELLRVPAELAVAGVLVLGYPVRQPTRLRRRPVPEFTTVDRFDGPAFGAS, encoded by the coding sequence ATGGACCTGGTCGAAGCCCTGCGCACGACCGGGGCGGTGCGGGAGTTCACCGACCGGCCCGTGCCCGACGAGGTGGTGGAGCGGGTGCTGGAGTCGGCCCGGTTCGCCCCGAGCGGGGGGAACCGGCAGGGGTGGCGGGTGGTGGTCCTCCAGGACCCCGACGTCCGCCGGCGGCTGCGGGAGATCTACCAGGACGGCTGGTACGACTACCTGGCCATCGCCTCGGCGGGGATGGTGGCCTTCGCCCCGCTCAACGACCGCGACGCCGAGTCGGAGGCGGTGGCCCGGGGGGCGGCGGACCAGCGGGCCCGGGGGGAGGCGGGGGCGGAGAGGGGCGGCTTCGCCGAGAACCTGGACCGGATGCCGGTGGTGCTGGTGGTGCTGGCCGACCTGCGGGCGCTGGCGGCGGTGGACCGGGACCTGCCGCGGTACACGTTCGCCGGCGGGGCGTCGGTCTACCCGTTCGCGTGGAGCGTCCTCCTGGCCGCCCGGGCCGAGGGGCTGGCCGGGGTGCTGACCACGGTGGCCGTCCGGCACGAGGCGGAGGTCAAGGAGCTGCTCCGGGTGCCCGCCGAGCTGGCGGTGGCGGGGGTGCTGGTGCTCGGGTACCCGGTGCGCCAGCCGACCCGGCTGCGCCGGCGGCCGGTGCCGGAGTTCACGACCGTCGACCGCTTCGACGGTCCCGCCTTCGGTGCGTCCTGA